Proteins from a single region of Fodinibius sp. Rm-B-1B1-1:
- a CDS encoding STAS domain-containing protein → MNYTINERYNCIVIEFSGNLMGGPDASTFNEDLHDLIDEDKKEVVADLSGVKFMNSSGLGILIGGLTTMRNAGGDLRIAGADKRIESLLMVTKLVTVFNSYRTVEEAVESYEEDPIGEESEEE, encoded by the coding sequence ATGAATTATACGATTAATGAGCGTTATAATTGTATTGTAATAGAATTTAGTGGCAACTTAATGGGTGGTCCTGATGCGAGTACATTCAATGAAGATCTGCATGATTTAATTGATGAGGATAAAAAAGAAGTTGTGGCCGATCTGAGTGGTGTCAAATTTATGAATTCTTCGGGATTGGGAATTCTGATTGGCGGGCTCACGACTATGCGTAATGCTGGAGGAGATTTGCGAATTGCTGGTGCGGATAAACGTATTGAGAGTTTGTTGATGGTCACAAAGTTGGTGACGGTATTCAATAGTTACCGAACGGTCGAGGAAGCGGTCGAATCATATGAGGAAGATCCGATTGGCGAAGAAAGTGAAGAGGAGTAA
- a CDS encoding DUF6940 family protein has protein sequence MFTSRTTTIADNESQRYQLFKQQGVLSYSDFLYYLENDEDFQQFFIDLLSDIPFRAYHWETPPVTKETQQQPFEFVVTKSPGIDLPSNPGPFRQYLDPQKSVITFDNLGGDAKLIAPTPSDQQLNYSHIGVFTKQAPQEQQKKLWQIVGRVTLNCLSSDPIWLNTAGGGVAWLHVRLDSRPKYYLHHPYTSIS, from the coding sequence ATGTTTACGTCACGAACAACTACTATTGCTGATAATGAATCCCAAAGATATCAGCTCTTTAAGCAGCAAGGGGTACTTAGCTATTCAGATTTCTTGTACTATCTTGAAAACGATGAGGACTTTCAACAATTTTTTATAGACCTGCTATCAGATATTCCCTTTCGGGCCTATCACTGGGAAACACCGCCCGTGACAAAAGAAACACAACAACAACCATTTGAATTTGTTGTCACTAAAAGCCCGGGAATTGATCTGCCTTCCAACCCCGGACCCTTTCGACAATATCTCGATCCTCAAAAATCGGTGATTACTTTTGATAATTTGGGTGGTGATGCAAAGTTGATTGCACCTACGCCAAGCGATCAGCAGCTAAACTATTCTCACATTGGGGTGTTTACGAAACAAGCCCCGCAAGAACAGCAGAAAAAACTATGGCAAATAGTAGGACGTGTAACTTTAAACTGTCTTTCCAGTGATCCTATTTGGCTCAATACCGCCGGTGGCGGAGTGGCATGGCTTCATGTACGGCTGGACTCTCGTCCCAAGTATTACCTGCACCATCCTTATACTTCAATATCTTGA
- a CDS encoding PP2C family protein-serine/threonine phosphatase: protein MDKFVTLFCGQLDAEDHTFSYVNAGHTDAFHIDYKNNEITHLNKGGLMVGIMDDIEFEEGKIALKPGQQIIIYSDGISEPQNTNGDLYEEVRFKDWLLDHPNCTPEETIELLIDDVKAFSDSDQQSDDITLIIIKREEG, encoded by the coding sequence ATTGATAAGTTTGTCACGCTCTTTTGTGGACAATTGGATGCTGAAGATCATACGTTTTCGTATGTTAATGCTGGCCATACCGATGCTTTCCATATTGATTACAAAAACAATGAAATCACACATCTCAATAAAGGGGGCTTGATGGTAGGTATCATGGATGACATTGAGTTTGAAGAAGGAAAAATAGCACTCAAGCCCGGACAACAGATCATTATTTATTCGGATGGCATCAGCGAACCGCAAAATACCAATGGCGATCTATACGAAGAGGTCCGCTTTAAGGACTGGCTGCTCGACCATCCCAACTGTACCCCCGAAGAAACAATTGAACTGCTTATTGATGACGTCAAGGCGTTCAGCGATTCTGACCAACAAAGCGATGATATTACCCTTATTATTATAAAGCGTGAAGAAGGTTAA
- a CDS encoding histone H1 encodes MSRFDEMSELLSELEPDINKFYNKGNKAAGTRARKTLQAMKKKAQEIRMEIQEWKNTGKVDEI; translated from the coding sequence ATGAGCCGATTCGATGAAATGAGCGAACTGTTAAGCGAACTGGAACCTGACATTAACAAGTTCTACAACAAAGGGAACAAAGCTGCAGGTACACGCGCTCGTAAAACTCTTCAGGCTATGAAGAAAAAGGCGCAAGAAATTCGAATGGAAATTCAAGAGTGGAAAAACACTGGCAAAGTTGACGAAATCTAA
- a CDS encoding GAF domain-containing SpoIIE family protein phosphatase, whose amino-acid sequence MTTQEPPIHNSTDQILDDEHLDLLMKLTGQINSNVDLDDMLLDIIKAVKLIMQSEASSLMLYDEDTDKLILSIPTGPATDEITGKHIPKDEGVGGWVFMNEEPAIVNDVDKDPRFGGDIEPDLFTTKNILCVPLLNHKKEIIGIIQALNKKGGQNFTADEIPMFQALANQAAIAIENARLHEQQKQKMLLEQKLDLARSIQSGFIPEEAPAISGYQIAGITQPATYVGGDYYDFISTNGDTSCTFALGDVTGKGVPASLLMASSRAVLRTQVENNHSLTKNTRICKSIPVQRYPH is encoded by the coding sequence ATGACCACCCAGGAACCCCCTATCCACAACAGTACCGACCAAATTTTAGATGATGAACATCTTGACCTATTGATGAAGCTTACTGGTCAGATTAACTCTAATGTTGATCTTGATGATATGCTCTTGGATATCATTAAGGCTGTAAAACTTATCATGCAATCCGAGGCCAGCTCGCTAATGCTCTATGACGAAGATACTGACAAGTTAATACTAAGTATCCCCACGGGCCCGGCAACAGATGAAATTACAGGTAAACATATCCCAAAAGATGAAGGCGTAGGTGGCTGGGTTTTCATGAACGAAGAGCCCGCTATTGTAAACGATGTAGATAAAGATCCACGCTTTGGCGGTGATATTGAACCCGATCTCTTTACCACCAAAAATATTCTTTGTGTACCGCTGCTCAATCATAAAAAAGAGATCATTGGAATCATCCAGGCATTAAACAAAAAAGGAGGCCAAAATTTTACTGCCGACGAGATTCCCATGTTTCAGGCCTTGGCTAACCAAGCTGCCATTGCTATTGAAAATGCACGTCTGCATGAACAGCAGAAACAAAAGATGTTGCTTGAACAAAAGCTTGATTTGGCACGATCTATTCAATCCGGTTTTATCCCAGAAGAAGCACCAGCTATTTCGGGTTACCAAATTGCGGGTATTACTCAACCGGCCACCTATGTAGGTGGCGACTACTACGATTTTATTTCTACGAATGGAGACACCAGCTGTACGTTTGCCTTGGGTGATGTCACTGGAAAAGGAGTTCCCGCTTCCCTGCTTATGGCCTCATCACGCGCCGTATTACGCACACAGGTCGAAAATAATCACTCCCTCACCAAAAACACTCGAATTTGTAAATCGATCCCTGTTCAGAGATACCCCCATTGA